One window from the genome of Nicotiana tomentosiformis chromosome 5, ASM39032v3, whole genome shotgun sequence encodes:
- the LOC138893188 gene encoding uncharacterized protein gives MATTMNKTLPDLSKLEPLDGNNYKHWSQKLLIFFEQLEVDYILFNEPPDDVLADSSNVATTVVAGDVAKKKVEKDNKTVRGHLLNHMTNHLFDLLITYKSVKVICDSLEKKYGADDARKKKYVVGKWIKFQIVDDKTIMGQVHEYENLTADVLNEGMEMCEILQANVLLENFPPSWTDHRNQLKHKKKKL, from the coding sequence ATGGCTACCACTatgaacaaaacacttcctgATCTGTCAAAACTTGAACCTTTAGATGGaaataattataagcattggtcccagaaacttttaattttctttgAACAGTTAGAAGTTGATTATATTTTGTTTAATGAACCACCTGATGATGTGCTTGCTGATAGTTCTAATGTTGCTACTACTGTTGTTGCTGGTGATGTTGCTAAGAAGAAAGTTGAAAAGGATAACAAAACTGTTCGAGGGCATTTGCTTAACCATATGACTAACCATCTCTTTGATTTGCTTATAACTTATAAATCTGTTAAAGTCATATGTGACAGCTTGGAGAAGAAATATGGTGCAGATGACGCGAGGAAAAAGAAGTATGTGGTTGGAAAGTGGATCAAGTTTCAGATAGTTGATGATAAGACAATCATGGGGCAGGTTCACGAGTATGAGAACTTGACTGCTGATGTTTTGAACGAAGGAATGGAGATGTGTGAGATTCTTCAAGCTAATGTTCTGCTTGAAAATTTTCCACCTTCCTGGACTGATCACAGGAATCAACTGAAACAcaagaaaaaaaaactttaa